One genomic region from Entelurus aequoreus isolate RoL-2023_Sb linkage group LG14, RoL_Eaeq_v1.1, whole genome shotgun sequence encodes:
- the sowahca gene encoding ankyrin repeat domain-containing protein SOWAHC produces MASRCTLEAVREFLTERGGRVRQSELTDHFAATAADLRRIVDALGVVGAEGGVEFVSLNVDRSQTSPTPVRVHAEGHGHAACNGHAHQTPDNDTRVNRDDGPQTEASSPPASNVDDVIRPPADPAHLTKTITTSLGAGEVKLRERRRRESAPVIGVSDPDHHATGSHGQQVRGARRVSRGSQRAMLTSCLSEDSSMEGLDLRLDVNTPKGSRRNFIELMMNSSPQVRRSLVNRGPRLRDSMRSDGDSSSLLSSATDEDCASVTLDPLEHEWMLCASDGLWESLQPLLAVEAGLVAKRDFVTGFTCLHWAAKQGKAELLSRLLTFAKDNGVPVNVNARSSAGYTPLHLAAMHGHTQVVRVLMSDWEADPEARDYSGRRATQYLPALPPGNPQERGAAKSPGAESDGENTGVGSWGRGWRFPKVLQGSLNPLRFLNSPAAGGTASPEAVGNGRTKGAGMLRKSSLSRLNARLHRGRHRAQIIHSASFRDTGEVWGGEELPVSPVRTRPLSNLFG; encoded by the exons ATGGCGTCCCGGTGCACGCTTGAGGCCGTGCGGGAGTTCCTCACGGAGCGGGGAGGGAGGGTCCGCCAGTCCGAGCTCACCGATCACTTCGCGGCCACGGCGGCGGACCTGAGGCGCATCGTGGACGCGCTCGGCGTCGTGGGAGCGGAAGGCGGCGTGGAATTTGTCAGTCTCAACGTGGATCGCAGCCAAACGTCGCCGACGCCCGTGCGCGTGCACGCCGAGGGCCACGGTCACGCCGCGTGCAACGGGCACGCGCACCAGACACCGGACAACGACACCCGAGTCAACCGTGACGACGGACCGCAAACAg AAGCTTCCAGTCCGCCTGCCTCCAACGTGGATGATGTCATCAGGCCACCTGCAGACCCCGCCCACCTGACCAAGACCATCACGACTTCCCTGGGAGCAGGTGAGGTGAAGCTGAGAGAGAGGAGGAGGCGAGAGTCCGCCCCGGTTATCGGGGTCTCGGACCCGGACCACCACGCTACAGGCTCCCACGGACAACAAGTCCGAGGAGCCCGCCGCGTGTCCAGAGGGTCCCAGCGAGCCATGCTGACCAGCTGCCTGTCTGAGGACAGCTCCATGGAGGGTCTGGACCTCCGACTGGACGTCAACACCCCCAAGGGGAGTCGCAGGAACTTCATCGAGCTGATGATGAATAGTTCTCCTCAG GTGCGCAGGTCCCTCGTCAATCGAGGTCCGCGTCTGCGAGACTCGATGAGGAGCGACGGCGACTCCTCGTCTCTCCTCTCCTCCGCCACCGACGAGGACTGCGCCTCGGTGACCTTGGACCCGCTGGAGCACGAGTGGATGCTGTGCGCCTCGGACGGCCTGTGGGAGAGCCTGCAGCCCCTGCTGGCCGTGGAGGCGGGGCTCGTGGCCAAGAGGGACTTTGTGACGGGCTTCACTTGCCTCCACTGGGCGGCCAAGCAGGGCAAGGCCGAGCTCCTCTCGCGGCTGCTGACCTTCGCCAAGGACAACGGCGTGCCCGTCAACGTCAACGCCAGGTCCAGCGCCGGGTACACCCCTCTGCACCTGGCGGCCATGCACGGACACACTCAG GTGGTACGCGTGCTGATGTCTGACTGGGAGGCGGACCCCGAAGCCAGAGACTACAGCGGCAGGCGAGCCACCCAGTACCTCCCCGCGCTCCCGCCCGGAAACCCGCAGGAGCGCGGAGCGGCCAAGTCGCCAGGAGCCGAGTCGGACGGCGAAAATACGGGCGTCGGCAGCTGGGGGCGCGGCTGGCGTTTCCCCAAAGTGCTCCAGGGCAGCCTGAACCCGCTGCGTTTCCTCAACTCGCCGGCCGCCGGGGGGACCGCATCCCCGGAGGCGGTAGGTAACGGGAGGACCAAGGGGGCCGGCATGCTGAGGAAGTCGTCTCTGAGCAGGCTGAACGCTCGGCTGCATCGGGGCCGACACAGGGCCCAGATCATACACAGCGCCTCCTTCAGGGACACGGGGGAAGTGTGGGGAGGGGAGGAGCTTCCCGTCAGCCCCGTAAGAACACGACCGCTCTCCAACCTGTTCGGGTGA